The following are from one region of the Sandaracinus amylolyticus genome:
- a CDS encoding 3-oxoacyl-ACP synthase III — MLFSSVSVASVAYVDAPHRVSSRELEDRLSPLLKRLGLAPGIIASLSGVQARRFWDEGVQPSDVAARAGEKAIAASGIDRARIGVLVNTSVCRDFVEPSTASIVHRHLALSPRCRNFDLANACLGFLDGMELVAAMIERGAIDAALVVDGEGSRFAVEKTIDRLNASGDARALGEEFATLTLGSGAAAMVLCRRDLAPAGHTFRGGVSLAATDWNHLCRGHADRMITDAQKLLTQGLDLASKTFDLARTELGWTPDVLDEVVIHQVSRQHTEKLAAQLGVAPAKIHAIFPEHGNVGPASVPIVLAKAAEIGRLRSGMRVALMGIGSGLNCAMAEIVW, encoded by the coding sequence GAGCTCGAGGATCGGCTCTCGCCGCTCTTGAAACGACTCGGGCTCGCGCCCGGGATCATCGCGTCGCTCTCGGGCGTTCAAGCGCGTCGCTTCTGGGACGAGGGCGTGCAGCCGAGCGACGTCGCCGCGCGGGCGGGCGAGAAGGCGATCGCCGCGTCGGGCATCGATCGCGCGCGCATCGGCGTGCTGGTGAACACGAGCGTCTGCCGCGACTTCGTCGAGCCCTCGACCGCGTCGATCGTGCATCGCCACCTCGCGCTCTCGCCGCGTTGTCGCAACTTCGATCTCGCGAACGCGTGCCTCGGGTTCCTCGACGGCATGGAGCTCGTCGCGGCGATGATCGAGCGCGGCGCGATCGACGCGGCGCTCGTGGTCGACGGAGAGGGCAGCCGCTTCGCGGTCGAGAAGACGATCGATCGCCTCAACGCGAGCGGCGATGCGCGGGCGCTCGGCGAGGAGTTCGCGACCCTCACGCTGGGATCGGGCGCCGCCGCGATGGTGCTCTGCCGCCGCGATCTCGCGCCGGCGGGCCACACGTTCCGCGGCGGTGTGTCGCTCGCCGCGACCGACTGGAACCACCTCTGCCGCGGCCACGCCGATCGTATGATCACCGACGCGCAGAAGCTGCTGACGCAGGGGCTCGACCTCGCGTCCAAGACGTTCGATCTCGCGCGCACCGAGCTCGGGTGGACCCCCGACGTGCTCGACGAGGTCGTCATCCATCAGGTCAGCCGACAGCACACCGAGAAGCTCGCCGCGCAGCTCGGTGTCGCGCCCGCGAAGATCCACGCGATCTTTCCCGAGCACGGCAACGTCGGCCCGGCGTCGGTGCCGATCGTCCTCGCGAAAGCCGCGGAGATCGGGCGCCTGCGCAGCGGGATGCGCGTGGCGCTCATGGGCATCGGCAGCGGCCTCAACTGCGCGATGGCGGAGATCGTCTGGTGA
- a CDS encoding alpha/beta fold hydrolase, with protein sequence MHYLDEGPREAPVVVMVHGNPSWSIYFRALVLALRDTHRCIVPDHVGMGLSDKPSDVDYEYTLGSRIDDLGKLLDHLGVAREITLVVHDWGGGIGFGWATRHADRVARLVVLNTAAFHLPQSKAFPAALRLTRTPLGALLVRGGNAFARGAAYTCVTRKPMSRELRRAYLAPYSDWDSRIATLRFVQDIPLQPSDRAYARIDEMAEGLAQFRRTPTLIAWGMRDFVFDHHFLAEWEKRMPHAEVHRFADAGHYVLEDVPEVIVPLVKRFLADHPLDRERAA encoded by the coding sequence ATGCACTACCTCGACGAGGGGCCGCGTGAGGCGCCCGTCGTGGTGATGGTGCACGGCAACCCGAGCTGGTCGATCTACTTCCGCGCGCTCGTGCTCGCGCTGCGCGACACCCATCGCTGCATCGTCCCGGATCACGTCGGGATGGGGCTCTCCGACAAACCGAGCGACGTCGACTACGAGTACACGCTCGGCTCGCGCATCGACGATCTCGGCAAGCTCCTCGATCACCTCGGCGTCGCTCGCGAGATCACGCTCGTCGTGCACGACTGGGGCGGCGGCATCGGCTTCGGCTGGGCCACGCGCCACGCCGATCGCGTCGCGCGCCTCGTCGTGCTCAACACCGCGGCGTTCCACCTGCCGCAGAGCAAGGCGTTCCCCGCCGCGCTGCGTCTGACGCGCACCCCGCTCGGCGCGCTGCTGGTCCGCGGCGGAAACGCGTTCGCGCGCGGCGCCGCGTACACCTGCGTGACGCGCAAGCCGATGTCGCGCGAGCTCCGCCGCGCCTATCTCGCGCCCTATTCGGACTGGGACTCGCGCATCGCGACGCTGCGCTTCGTGCAGGACATCCCGCTCCAGCCGAGTGATCGCGCGTACGCGCGCATCGACGAGATGGCGGAGGGGCTCGCGCAGTTCCGCCGGACGCCGACGCTGATCGCGTGGGGCATGCGCGACTTCGTGTTCGATCACCACTTCCTCGCGGAGTGGGAGAAGCGGATGCCGCACGCCGAGGTGCATCGCTTCGCCGACGCGGGCCACTACGTGCTCGAAGACGTGCCCGAGGTGATCGTCCCGCTCGTGAAGCGCTTCCTCGCCGATCACCCGCTCGATCGCGAGCGCGCGGCGTGA